The region ATCTTTATTTCAATGCCACATCTCCCAAATCCGCTCAAAAAATTCAATTTTTTCAACCCTGATTTCTTCAAAGCCCGGTACAGCCCAACAGCTGAAAAAAAATTTGTACTAGGAGAGCACCTCGAAACCTGCGGCGGTTATCTCTTCGGCCGATATCGCTCCCGCACGCAGGATGCGCACGGAGTTTGCTCCCACTATGTCCACAAGGGTGGAGGGCAAGCCCCCGCCTGGCCACGGATTCGACGCAATGACCAGCGCCCCCGATTCCAGGACAAGTTCGGAGTCGAGTTCGTCGGGCCTGCACACGGGCGGCAGCCCGCTGCGATTGGCGCTGGAAGACACCAGCGGCGCACCTGCCTCCCGGGAGAGCCGTGCGGCGATGACGTGCGGAGACATGCGCACGGCCGAGCGGCCGGTGCGATCCCGTGCCAGCGGACTCACTTGCGGGTCGACATCGGTCACGATGGAAAGCGGCCCCGGCCAAAATTTCCGGGCCAGCTCTTCCTCGATGCCTGTCAGACGCAAAAAACGCTCCGACATCTCCCAGTCGGAGACAATGAGCGGCAGCGGCTTGTCCAAAGGCCGTCCCTTGACCGAAAAAATCCTCTCCACGGCCGGATGTATGGTGGCCAGGCAACCCAGTGCGTAAAACGTCTCCGTCGGGTAGATGATCAGTCCGCCGCGTACAAGTTCAGCCACTTCAGCTTCATGTTCCCAACTCATGCGTCCCACCCTCCGCAGCGCATTGACCGGGGTCCGGCGAGACTGGTACATGCATGGATCGGGCGCGAACAATGGCGCCCGGCAAACCTTTCCGGCCCTTGCAAATAAAAATCATGAATTTTCATATGTTGAAATCAAAGCCCGTCTTGGCAGGGACTTTGCTTGGTCTGATGAAAAAAGGAAGGAGATGGCCATGAAAATCACCCCGGATCAATTGGCTGCCCTGCAGCTCCAGCAAAAAAACACGGCCCGGAACACTCCAGGCGAAGGATTCGCAAAGGCCCTGGCCCAGGAACTGGAATCGGAATCCACCGCCCAGACCAGCAATGCCGCGCCTGCGACCGGTCCCATGGTTCGACTTGATCAGGCCTTGCAGGCCGCCATGCTGCAAAAACCAACAGAGCAGACGGTCATGGACAAGATGAATGCACTGCTTTCCAAGTGGGAAGATTATTCCCAAATCATCGGCTCGGAAAACGGCAATCTGCGAGAAGGCTACAATCTGCTCGCGGACATTCGCCAAAACATCCAGGAGGTCAAGGGCGATATGACCCAAACCTCCGGTCAGGGGCTCGCGGCCATGGTCGAAGAGCTGGATATCCTGACCACCACGGAAGAGTTCAAGTTCAACCGCGGCGACTATCTGAACTGACGCCCGGTTCCGGAGCCATTTCTCCCGTTTTTTTCGGCGCTTCACCTGAAGCGCCGTTTTTTATGATCAGAGCAGCCCTAGAACAGCCTCGCGCACGCTGGCCTGTTTGATCTCCCGGCGCGAACCCTGAAACCTGAATTCACGGCTCCAGATCCGCTGATTGATCCGCCACGCCATCCAGACCAATCCCACCGGTTTCTCCGGCGTCCCCCCGCCCGGCCCCGCGATGCCCGAGATAGCCAGGGCCACGGGAACCTTCATCAGTTCGCAAACGCCCTTGACCATGCTCTCAACACAGGCCTGACTGACTGCGCCATGGCGGATCAATATCTCTTCCGGCACGCCAAGCAGACGCATCTTGACGCAGTTGTCGTAGGCCACGACCCCGCCCTCGAACCACCGCGAGCTTCCCGCCACATCCGTCAGGGTGCTTGCGAGCAGGCCTCCGGTGCAGGACTCGGCCGTGGCCATATGGGCGCCCTGAAGAAGCAGGGATTCTCCCAGTCGGCCAACCATGACTTCCACATCAAGCTCCATCAAACCTCCAACGCAGAGGGGGGAATAATTTTCCATGCCGCAAACCCGCAGGCCGGTTTTCAACACCCATGGCCCGCGATAACGCCCGTTATTGCCCAGCATCATCCTGAAATTCAAGACATCTTCTAATCATGCACCTAGACCCAAGACAAGCCTTGAATTAGCCCGTCCGTGATGACAGTAAGTGTTTTCAATGAATGTCTGCATGAACTTTTCAACCCCGACACAAGAGAAAAAAACAATGTCCGTTTTAGAAGAAAAAAAGGAAATACCGCTGCCGCCCGGTCGTTACCGGCATTTCAAGGGCGGGGAATACGAGGTGCTTGGCGTGGCCCGGCACAGCGAAGGCCTTGAAGACATGGTGGTGTACCGCCCTCTTTACAACGAAACGGGCCTGTGGGTCCGTCCGCTGTCGATGTTTACGGAGCACGTCGAGCGGAACGGGAAAACACAGCCGCGCTTCACCTTCTTGGACGTAGCCTGACGGGCACAATACCTTTGTGCCGCATTTGAGAGACGCGTGTCAGTCCGGCTCGGGCAAGGCCTGCCGGAACTCCTTCGCCGGCCTCGTAATGCTTCCCAGCCTTGAGAGTTCCAGTCT is a window of Deltaproteobacteria bacterium HGW-Deltaproteobacteria-18 DNA encoding:
- a CDS encoding damage-inducible protein CinA; protein product: MELDVEVMVGRLGESLLLQGAHMATAESCTGGLLASTLTDVAGSSRWFEGGVVAYDNCVKMRLLGVPEEILIRHGAVSQACVESMVKGVCELMKVPVALAISGIAGPGGGTPEKPVGLVWMAWRINQRIWSREFRFQGSRREIKQASVREAVLGLL
- a CDS encoding DUF1653 domain-containing protein, encoding MSVLEEKKEIPLPPGRYRHFKGGEYEVLGVARHSEGLEDMVVYRPLYNETGLWVRPLSMFTEHVERNGKTQPRFTFLDVA
- a CDS encoding threonylcarbamoyl-AMP synthase — translated: MYQSRRTPVNALRRVGRMSWEHEAEVAELVRGGLIIYPTETFYALGCLATIHPAVERIFSVKGRPLDKPLPLIVSDWEMSERFLRLTGIEEELARKFWPGPLSIVTDVDPQVSPLARDRTGRSAVRMSPHVIAARLSREAGAPLVSSSANRSGLPPVCRPDELDSELVLESGALVIASNPWPGGGLPSTLVDIVGANSVRILRAGAISAEEITAAGFEVLS